A genomic stretch from Anser cygnoides isolate HZ-2024a breed goose chromosome 30, Taihu_goose_T2T_genome, whole genome shotgun sequence includes:
- the LOC136787735 gene encoding olfactory receptor 14C36-like has protein sequence MSNRSAITEFLLLAFADTRELQLLHFGLFLGIYLAALLGNGLILTAVACDHRLHTPMDFFLLNLALLDLGCISTTLPKAMANALWDTRAISYQGCDAQVFFFAFLIGAEFYVLTVMAYDRYVAICKPLHYGSLVGSRACAQMAAAAWGSVFLNAVLHTATTFSLPLCQGNVLDQFFCEVPQILKLSCSDAYFREVGALVFSFSLACGCFLFLVLSYIQIFRKVLRMPSEQGRHKAFSTCLPHLAVVSLFVSTAMFAYLKPPSISSPSLDLVLSFLYSVMPPAVNPLIYSMRNQELRNALRKLLS, from the coding sequence ATGTCCAATAGAAGTGCCATcactgagttcctcctgctggcattcgcagacacacgggagctgcagctcctgcacttcgggctcttcctgggcatctacctggctgccctcctgggcaacggcctcatcctcaccgccgtagcctgcgaccaccgcctccacacccccatggacttcttcctcctcaacctcgccctcctcgacctgggctgcatctccaccactctgcccaaagccatggccaatgccctctgggacaccagggccatctcctatcagggGTGTGATGctcaggtctttttctttgcctttttgattggagcagaattttatgttctcactgtcatggcctacgaccgctacgttgccatctgcaagcccctgcactacgggagcctcgtgggcagcagagcttgtgcccagatggcagcagctgcctggggcagtgtcTTTCTCAATGCCGTCCTGCACAcagccactacattttccctgcccctctgccaaggcaatgttttagaccagttcttctgtgaagtgccccagatcctcaagctctcctgctcagatgcctacttcagggaagttggggcacttgtatttagtttttctttagcatgtggctgttttcttttccttgtgttGTCCTATATTCAGATCTTCAGGAaggtgctgaggatgccctctgagcagggacggcacaaagccttttccacgtgcctccctcacctggccgtggtctccctctttgtcagcactgccatgtttgcctacctgaagcccccctccatttcttccccatccctggacctggtgttgtcatttctgtactcagtgatgcctccagcagtgaaccccctcatctacagcatgaggaaccaggagctgagaAATGCACTAAGGAAATTACTTTCATAG